In the genome of Cyanobacteria bacterium GSL.Bin1, one region contains:
- a CDS encoding DUF3146 family protein, which produces MSVPKTTAYVRIIRQSLWEGQIEGEVSAGSYEWSFQWQFRQSRLIVEPSLGRALISEPLERFLERCDYQLEPGGDYEFTVRAKL; this is translated from the coding sequence GTGAGTGTACCCAAAACAACTGCCTATGTTCGTATTATCCGCCAATCGTTATGGGAAGGACAAATTGAAGGAGAGGTCAGTGCCGGGAGTTATGAATGGTCATTTCAGTGGCAATTCCGGCAAAGTCGTTTAATTGTCGAGCCTTCTTTGGGCAGGGCTTTAATTAGCGAACCCTTAGAACGGTTTTTAGAACGATGTGATTATCAACTCGAGCCAGGAGGGGATTATGAATTTACAGTCCGAGCCAAATTATAG